The DNA sequence TGAATATTTTAGAGACTCCGAGCAAGCTTTCGCATTAGCAATCAAAAATGTTAAGAAATACGAAGAGGAACGAGAATTGAAAGACTATGGGTTAAAAATGGCTCCGCAGTTTTTTGCATATGTGTGAACAGCCATATAGACTATTAGTATGGGAAATAGAGTGGGGAATACATGATGAATCTGAATATGATAGGTTAATTTTTAGATGGATTTCAAACTGTTTTATCTAAATTTCACCGCCGTTCCATACATCTGCAGATAAAAGAATTGAAAATCCGTCGTATCCAAATCGATATCTTGCCGCATACCCACAATCGCATCTGCTCCCAAAAAAGCAGCCCGCTTCTTCAATTCCTGCACCGCTATATAAAACGCTTTGTCAAAGTTATTTTGACCGACAGACCATTCACCATAGAGGAATCCCCAGTCCATCTTTTCCACCGAAAAACTACCGGTAGATTTCATGATTTCAATCTCTTCTTTATATTCCTTAATCAATTTGGACA is a window from the Hydrogenispora ethanolica genome containing:
- a CDS encoding heavy metal-binding domain-containing protein — encoded protein: MTSFNEIIVTTVDLKQEYEVIGPVYFQVSNKGLFSSALSKLIKEYKEEIEIMKSTGSFSVEKMDWGFLYGEWSVGQNNFDKAFYIAVQELKKRAAFLGADAIVGMRQDIDLDTTDFQFFYLQMYGTAVKFR